In Kitasatospora sp. NA04385, a single genomic region encodes these proteins:
- a CDS encoding DedA family protein: MLPSLSPAAALAVNPLDAGSLLASFGALGIAVVMFAETGLLIGFFLPGDSLLFTAGLLCTTGAQGGPHLNLGGVLAAAVVGALAGAQTGYLLGRRGGRALLARSRSKHLHEGAVRAEEILARYGHAKAVVLARFVPVVRTVLNPLAGALGVDVRTFTRWQVVGGLLWTVGLVLAGYALGSSVPNVDHYLLPLVALVVAVSLVPVFLELLRSRRRARAGTR; the protein is encoded by the coding sequence ATGCTCCCCTCGCTCTCCCCCGCGGCCGCACTGGCCGTCAATCCGCTGGACGCGGGGTCGCTGCTGGCCTCGTTCGGTGCGCTGGGCATCGCCGTGGTGATGTTCGCGGAGACCGGTCTGCTGATCGGGTTCTTCCTGCCGGGCGACTCGCTGCTGTTCACCGCCGGTCTGCTGTGCACCACGGGCGCGCAGGGCGGACCGCACCTGAACCTGGGCGGGGTGCTGGCCGCCGCCGTGGTCGGCGCGCTGGCGGGGGCGCAGACCGGCTACCTGCTCGGGCGCCGGGGCGGCCGGGCGCTGCTGGCCCGTTCCCGCAGCAAGCACCTGCACGAGGGGGCGGTGCGGGCCGAGGAGATCCTGGCCCGCTACGGGCACGCCAAGGCGGTGGTGCTGGCCCGCTTCGTCCCGGTGGTGCGCACCGTCCTGAACCCGCTGGCGGGCGCGCTGGGCGTCGACGTCCGCACCTTCACCCGCTGGCAGGTCGTCGGCGGCCTGCTCTGGACGGTGGGGCTGGTGCTGGCCGGGTACGCCCTCGGCTCCTCCGTCCCGAACGTGGACCACTACCTGCTGCCGCTGGTCGCCCTGGTGGTGGCCGTCTCGCTGGTCCCGGTGTTCCTGGAGCTGCTCCGCTCCCGCCGCCGGGCCCGGGCCGGGACCCGATGA
- a CDS encoding class I SAM-dependent methyltransferase → MTSSELWSRETAERYDAGEAESSSAAALEPTLAFLAELAGDGRALEFAIGTGRVGVPLRERGVPVAGIELSAHMAAVLRRKVDEDTLPVAVGDMATTVVPGGFTLVYLVYNTISNLLTQDEQVECFRNAARHLEPGGRFVIELGVPPLRFLPPGQVAVPFDVSDRHLGFDTFDLAEQVLVSHHFTRDGADGSYRRVNSRHRYAWPAELDLMARIAGLALERRVADWDGTPFTQDSPKHVSVWRKPLA, encoded by the coding sequence GTGACGAGCAGCGAACTGTGGAGCCGGGAGACCGCCGAGCGCTACGACGCCGGGGAGGCCGAGTCGTCCTCGGCCGCCGCCCTCGAACCGACCCTCGCCTTCCTCGCCGAACTCGCCGGGGACGGCCGGGCCCTGGAGTTCGCCATCGGGACCGGACGGGTGGGCGTCCCGCTCCGGGAGCGCGGCGTGCCGGTGGCGGGCATCGAACTGTCCGCGCACATGGCGGCCGTGCTGCGGCGCAAGGTCGACGAGGACACCCTCCCGGTGGCCGTCGGGGACATGGCCACCACCGTCGTCCCCGGCGGGTTCACCCTGGTCTACCTGGTCTACAACACCATCTCGAACCTGCTCACCCAGGACGAGCAGGTCGAGTGCTTCCGCAACGCCGCCCGCCACCTGGAGCCCGGCGGCCGGTTCGTCATCGAGCTGGGCGTGCCCCCGCTGCGGTTCCTGCCGCCCGGGCAGGTCGCGGTGCCGTTCGACGTCTCCGACCGCCACCTCGGCTTCGACACCTTCGACCTGGCCGAGCAGGTCCTGGTCTCGCACCACTTCACCCGCGACGGCGCGGACGGCTCCTACCGCCGCGTCAACTCCCGCCACCGGTACGCCTGGCCGGCCGAACTCGACCTGATGGCCCGGATCGCCGGCCTCGCGCTGGAACGCCGGGTCGCGGACTGGGACGGCACCCCGTTCACCCAGGACTCCCCGAAGCACGTCTCCGTGTGGCGCAAACCGCTCGCCTGA
- a CDS encoding VOC family protein has protein sequence MSLAAVMVTVDCAEPQELARWWAGALGGEIVEDHGEFVMVAAQPVAMGFQRVAEERRGKNRVHVDFRVATGTGMAGEVERLVALGASVVGEHSVPGLTWTVLQDPAGNEFCVH, from the coding sequence ATGAGTCTGGCAGCAGTGATGGTCACGGTGGACTGTGCGGAACCCCAGGAGCTGGCCCGGTGGTGGGCCGGCGCGTTGGGGGGCGAGATCGTCGAGGACCACGGGGAGTTCGTCATGGTCGCCGCGCAGCCCGTGGCGATGGGGTTCCAGCGGGTGGCCGAGGAGCGGCGGGGCAAGAACCGCGTGCACGTCGACTTCCGGGTCGCGACCGGTACGGGCATGGCGGGGGAGGTGGAGCGGCTGGTCGCGCTGGGGGCGAGCGTCGTCGGCGAGCACAGCGTTCCGGGCCTCACCTGGACGGTCCTCCAGGACCCGGCGGGCAACGAGTTCTGCGTTCACTGA
- a CDS encoding response regulator transcription factor, which translates to MRVLVVEDERRLALALKHGLEAEGFHVDVVHDGLSGLVRATDHSYDVVVLDIMLPGLNGYRVCARLRAAGSDAGILMLTAKDGEWDEAEALDTGADDYLSKPFSFVVLVARLKALARRIGSRAPRRAVLGDLVVDSAARTCTRGGTPIALTPREFAVLDHLARRAGEAVSKREILDQVWDAAADSDPNTVEVHISALRRKIDTPFGRSALQTVRGAGYRLEPDGG; encoded by the coding sequence ATGCGGGTACTGGTGGTGGAGGACGAACGGCGGCTGGCCCTGGCGCTCAAGCACGGCCTGGAGGCGGAGGGCTTCCACGTCGACGTCGTCCACGACGGGCTGTCCGGCCTGGTCCGGGCCACCGACCACTCCTACGACGTGGTGGTCCTGGACATCATGCTGCCCGGCCTCAACGGCTACCGGGTCTGCGCCCGGCTGCGGGCGGCGGGCAGCGACGCGGGCATCCTGATGCTCACCGCCAAGGACGGCGAGTGGGACGAGGCCGAGGCGCTGGACACCGGCGCCGACGACTACCTGTCCAAGCCGTTCTCGTTCGTCGTCCTGGTCGCCCGGCTCAAGGCGCTGGCCCGCCGGATCGGCTCCCGGGCCCCGCGCCGCGCCGTGCTCGGCGACCTGGTGGTCGACTCCGCCGCCCGCACCTGCACCCGGGGCGGCACCCCGATCGCGCTGACGCCGCGCGAGTTCGCCGTCCTCGACCACCTGGCCCGGCGGGCCGGCGAGGCGGTCTCCAAGCGGGAGATCCTCGACCAGGTGTGGGACGCCGCCGCCGACAGCGACCCCAACACCGTCGAGGTGCACATCAGCGCGCTGCGCCGCAAGATCGACACCCCGTTCGGGCGCAGCGCCCTGCAGACCGTGCGCGGCGCGGGCTACCGGCTGGAGCCCGACGGTGGCTGA
- a CDS encoding acetamidase/formamidase family protein translates to MSLPEIVRLSPGPEDWAYTFGGRPPLTTVRPGSVVELTTEDCFGGKVRGVDDLPSRVCVFPYLNPVTGPIAVAGAEPGDVLAVHFVEITPARDRGFSSTFPHFGALTATHQTAMLHPALEERVWVYDLDVAAGLCHFRARNSDFTVALPLDPMHGTVGVAPAAGEVLASITPGAHGGNLDTPEMRAGTTAYFGVNVDGGLLAIGDGHARQGEGEVCGTAVEAAMRTTVVIDLVKGGGPAWPRLENDDFLISAGSARPLEDAFRISQHDLVGWASDLLGLDQLDAYQLVSQAGLAPAANVCDTNYTMVAKLPKSVLGRARAYDGLHERLRETAAAYLRHR, encoded by the coding sequence GTGAGCCTGCCCGAGATCGTCCGCCTCTCCCCCGGCCCGGAGGACTGGGCCTACACCTTCGGCGGGCGGCCGCCGCTGACCACCGTCCGGCCGGGCAGCGTCGTGGAGCTGACCACCGAGGACTGCTTCGGCGGCAAGGTGCGCGGCGTGGACGACCTGCCCAGCCGGGTGTGCGTCTTCCCGTACCTCAACCCGGTGACCGGGCCGATCGCGGTGGCGGGCGCCGAGCCGGGGGACGTGCTGGCGGTGCACTTCGTGGAGATCACCCCGGCCCGGGACCGCGGGTTCTCCAGCACCTTCCCGCACTTCGGGGCGCTGACCGCGACGCACCAGACCGCGATGCTGCACCCGGCGCTGGAGGAGCGGGTCTGGGTGTACGACCTGGACGTGGCGGCGGGCCTGTGCCACTTCCGGGCCCGCAACAGCGACTTCACCGTCGCGCTGCCGCTGGACCCGATGCACGGCACGGTCGGCGTGGCCCCGGCGGCCGGCGAGGTGCTGGCCTCGATCACGCCGGGCGCGCACGGCGGCAACCTGGACACCCCGGAGATGCGGGCCGGCACCACCGCGTACTTCGGCGTCAACGTGGACGGCGGGCTGCTGGCGATCGGCGACGGACACGCCCGGCAGGGCGAGGGCGAGGTGTGCGGGACGGCGGTGGAGGCGGCGATGCGCACCACCGTGGTGATCGACCTGGTGAAGGGCGGCGGCCCCGCCTGGCCCCGGCTGGAGAACGACGACTTCCTGATCAGCGCCGGCTCGGCCCGCCCACTGGAGGACGCGTTCCGGATCAGCCAGCACGACCTGGTCGGCTGGGCCTCCGACCTGCTCGGCCTGGACCAGTTGGACGCGTACCAGCTGGTCAGCCAGGCGGGCCTGGCCCCGGCGGCGAACGTCTGCGACACCAACTACACGATGGTCGCCAAGCTGCCGAAGTCCGTCCTGGGCCGGGCCCGGGCGTACGACGGCCTGCACGAGCGGCTGCGAGAGACTGCGGCGGCGTATCTGCGGCACCGGTGA
- a CDS encoding MarR family winged helix-turn-helix transcriptional regulator, with translation MSANSTARDADVRGTDVRGTDVRDADVRDADAHVGAVGAEAAPAPLLVELVALAHRRLTTGLAAALAEEDCTVDQWRVLRALADGRGHAMGELAQALLIPQASLSRLVDGLADTGLVYRRQGDRDRRRITAHLSRQGRTRLTRLDALAAAHDAAVRTACALPDPAGPLARLAAL, from the coding sequence ATGTCCGCGAACAGCACCGCGCGGGACGCCGACGTGCGGGGCACCGACGTGCGGGGCACCGACGTACGGGACGCCGACGTACGGGACGCCGACGCGCACGTGGGCGCCGTCGGAGCGGAAGCGGCCCCGGCGCCGCTGCTGGTCGAACTCGTCGCGCTCGCCCACCGCCGCCTCACCACCGGACTGGCCGCCGCCCTCGCCGAGGAGGACTGCACCGTCGACCAGTGGCGGGTGCTGCGCGCCCTCGCCGACGGGCGGGGCCACGCGATGGGCGAACTCGCCCAGGCGCTGCTGATCCCGCAGGCCAGCCTCAGTCGCCTGGTGGACGGCCTCGCCGACACCGGACTGGTCTACCGCCGCCAGGGCGACCGGGACCGCCGCCGGATCACCGCCCACCTCTCCCGGCAGGGCCGCACCCGGCTCACCCGCCTCGACGCGCTCGCCGCCGCCCACGACGCCGCCGTCCGCACCGCCTGCGCCCTCCCGGACCCGGCCGGCCCGCTGGCCCGCCTCGCCGCGCTCTGA
- a CDS encoding ABC transporter substrate-binding protein — MLDARLVDPLDALHLGREDGAFRVGLVVPQSGTLGLTGPSALDGALLAAHEVNARGGVLGRPLELVLVDGGGSPQPVAAEVRRLLAAGALDALAGCHTSDVHRAVEQVAAERIAYVFTPPHEGGSRRPGVLCTGIAPAAQLGGAISTLTERHGLRRWALIGNDYIWPRSVHRAAARLAAGAGARVVLERRIAFGGVERTVEPLLDELRAARADGLLLSLIGRDLVLFNRALRRSGLDRGLVRLSGSLEENGLLALGGDGTGTLYAAMPSFATLAEEPRQSLAERHRALCGPWAPVLDAYAVGLYDGLHLLATLAARRALDPGGLARAAAPLLHAGRRTVHLARAEGLGFAVLPRP; from the coding sequence ATGCTGGACGCCAGGCTGGTCGATCCGCTCGACGCGCTGCACCTCGGACGGGAGGACGGCGCGTTCCGGGTGGGCCTCGTCGTGCCGCAGTCCGGGACGCTCGGGCTGACCGGGCCGTCCGCGCTGGACGGCGCACTGCTGGCCGCGCACGAGGTGAACGCCCGCGGCGGGGTGCTCGGCCGCCCGCTGGAACTGGTGCTGGTGGACGGCGGCGGCTCGCCGCAGCCGGTGGCCGCCGAGGTGCGCCGGCTGCTCGCGGCGGGGGCGCTGGACGCGCTGGCCGGCTGCCACACCAGCGACGTGCACCGGGCGGTGGAGCAGGTGGCCGCCGAGCGGATCGCGTACGTGTTCACCCCGCCGCACGAGGGCGGGTCCCGGCGGCCCGGCGTGCTGTGCACCGGCATCGCCCCGGCCGCCCAACTGGGTGGCGCAATCAGCACGTTGACGGAGCGTCACGGCCTGCGGCGGTGGGCGCTGATCGGCAACGACTACATCTGGCCGCGCAGCGTACACCGGGCCGCGGCCCGGCTGGCGGCGGGCGCCGGGGCCCGGGTGGTGCTGGAGCGCCGGATCGCCTTCGGCGGCGTCGAGCGGACGGTCGAACCGCTGCTGGACGAGCTGCGCGCGGCCCGCGCGGACGGCCTGCTGCTCAGCCTGATCGGGCGCGACCTCGTCCTGTTCAACCGGGCGCTGCGCCGCAGCGGACTGGACCGCGGGCTGGTGCGGCTGTCCGGCTCGCTGGAGGAGAACGGCCTGCTGGCGCTGGGCGGCGACGGCACCGGCACGCTGTACGCCGCGATGCCCTCGTTCGCGACCCTGGCCGAGGAGCCCCGCCAGTCGCTGGCCGAACGCCACCGGGCGCTGTGCGGCCCGTGGGCACCGGTGCTGGACGCGTACGCGGTGGGCCTGTACGACGGCCTGCACCTGCTGGCGACGCTGGCGGCCCGCCGCGCGCTGGACCCCGGAGGGCTGGCCCGGGCGGCCGCCCCGCTGCTGCACGCCGGGCGGCGCACGGTGCACCTGGCCCGGGCCGAGGGCCTGGGCTTCGCCGTCCTGCCCCGACCCTGA
- a CDS encoding serine/threonine-protein kinase codes for MTTAGPGGQLIDGRFELLARLGGGGMGLVWRARDTLLQREVALKEVRPPDPAMLAADPAAAFELRERVLREAQALARLQHPNVVTIHHIVDNAELAHPWLVMELVSGGSLHDRITRGPLAPQEAARIGRGLLSALTAAHAAGIQHRDVKPGNVLLRTDGTPVLTDFGIAALSESTSLTATGALIGSPEYIAPERIRGHEGDPASDLWSLGMTLYVAVEGHHPLRRATSIATLAAVLDQPLPPPVRSGPLGPTLTALLARDPAQRPDAVRLDRLFAAAEQGVDGTLGGSPAFSPTETNSPPPYHPYSRTETNGALPDGPTGPTEAVRPERPRRWLRAVPAVLAGAVVLGVLGWTLGPTLFDGKRGDGSAAGSTVSTPATAGAATGAAPPAGSSAPPSTAPSSAPSRGGSGSGPAAGTDLLTPDGARALVESIRTSTGSATVIDMTIRSDNAHAKVVRKDNPARYDTVDYRAGKLTTTAGGAVDSVSAKKLVDLGRIDWGQLPTVTATAKSRLDLPQPTDRYLIIDYGWFADEITIRYYLSDDQGGGGYLTAGATGKVLKVVKSTD; via the coding sequence ATGACGACAGCCGGGCCGGGCGGCCAACTGATCGACGGCCGCTTCGAGTTGCTGGCGCGGCTCGGGGGCGGCGGGATGGGGCTGGTCTGGCGGGCCAGGGACACCCTGCTACAGCGCGAGGTGGCGCTGAAGGAGGTCCGGCCGCCCGATCCGGCGATGCTGGCCGCCGACCCGGCGGCCGCGTTCGAGCTGCGCGAGCGGGTCCTGCGGGAGGCCCAGGCGCTGGCCCGGCTCCAGCACCCCAACGTGGTGACCATCCACCACATCGTGGACAACGCCGAACTCGCCCACCCCTGGCTGGTGATGGAGCTGGTCTCCGGCGGCTCGCTGCACGACCGGATCACCCGCGGCCCGCTCGCCCCGCAGGAGGCCGCCCGGATCGGCCGGGGGCTGCTCTCCGCGCTCACCGCCGCGCACGCCGCGGGCATCCAGCACCGGGACGTCAAGCCGGGCAACGTGCTGCTGCGCACCGACGGCACGCCCGTCCTCACCGACTTCGGCATCGCCGCGCTCAGCGAGTCCACTAGCCTGACCGCCACCGGCGCGCTGATCGGCTCGCCCGAGTACATCGCCCCCGAGCGGATCCGCGGCCACGAGGGCGACCCCGCCTCCGACCTGTGGTCGCTCGGCATGACGCTGTACGTCGCCGTCGAGGGCCACCACCCGCTGCGCCGGGCCACCAGCATCGCCACCCTCGCGGCCGTCCTCGACCAGCCGCTGCCGCCGCCGGTCCGCTCCGGCCCGCTCGGGCCGACCCTGACCGCGCTGCTGGCCCGCGACCCGGCCCAGCGGCCCGACGCCGTCCGCCTCGACCGGCTGTTCGCCGCCGCCGAGCAGGGCGTCGACGGCACCCTCGGCGGCAGCCCGGCCTTCTCGCCGACCGAGACCAACTCCCCGCCCCCGTACCACCCGTACAGCCGGACCGAGACCAACGGCGCCCTCCCCGACGGCCCGACCGGCCCGACCGAGGCGGTCCGCCCGGAGCGGCCGCGACGGTGGCTCCGGGCCGTCCCGGCGGTGCTGGCCGGGGCCGTGGTGCTCGGGGTGCTGGGGTGGACGCTCGGGCCGACGCTGTTCGACGGGAAGCGGGGCGACGGTTCCGCCGCCGGGTCGACCGTGAGCACCCCCGCCACGGCCGGGGCGGCCACCGGGGCCGCACCGCCCGCCGGGTCCTCCGCCCCGCCGTCCACCGCGCCGTCCAGCGCGCCGTCCCGCGGCGGGTCCGGGTCCGGGCCCGCCGCCGGCACCGACCTGCTCACCCCGGACGGGGCCCGCGCCCTGGTCGAGTCGATCCGGACGAGCACCGGCAGCGCCACCGTCATCGACATGACGATCCGCTCCGACAACGCCCACGCCAAGGTGGTGCGCAAGGACAACCCCGCGCGCTACGACACGGTCGACTACCGCGCGGGGAAGCTCACCACCACGGCCGGTGGCGCCGTCGACAGCGTCAGCGCCAAGAAGCTCGTCGACCTCGGCCGGATCGACTGGGGGCAGCTCCCCACCGTCACGGCCACCGCCAAGAGCCGGCTCGACCTCCCGCAGCCGACCGACCGCTACCTGATCATCGACTACGGCTGGTTCGCGGACGAGATCACCATCCGCTACTACCTCTCCGACGACCAGGGCGGTGGCGGCTACCTCACGGCGGGCGCCACCGGGAAGGTGCTCAAGGTCGTCAAGTCGACCGACTGA
- a CDS encoding putative quinol monooxygenase — protein sequence MIFIAVKFTVRPEHSASWIERVGEFTSSTRAEEGNVFFEWSRSVDDPHQYVLLEAFRDGEAGARHVESEHFKTAMAWMPDFISRTPEIVNVEVPGTGWNAMAELSPRG from the coding sequence GTGATCTTCATCGCCGTGAAGTTCACCGTCCGGCCCGAGCACAGCGCGAGTTGGATCGAGCGGGTCGGGGAGTTCACCTCCTCGACCCGGGCCGAGGAGGGCAACGTCTTCTTCGAGTGGTCCCGGAGCGTCGACGACCCGCACCAGTACGTGCTGCTGGAGGCGTTCCGGGACGGCGAGGCGGGCGCCCGGCACGTCGAGTCGGAGCACTTCAAGACCGCGATGGCCTGGATGCCCGACTTCATCAGCCGGACGCCGGAGATCGTCAACGTGGAGGTCCCCGGCACCGGTTGGAACGCGATGGCGGAGCTCAGCCCGCGCGGCTGA
- a CDS encoding phosphatase PAP2 family protein, with the protein MTGPARGSAPRRPVLFASACGGAFALLTAAVAVHGWTAFGFEAAAVRWGVTHRPPTARALAIAVTALGTYVFPYLLALAAGAVSVRSRRPAGSRRRAVVLLAPAAWLAAGQVLRQALMHGLARPRPPAAGWAFDASAFSFPSGHAFTSALSAGLLAVAVARARPSATRAATTAAVLFAAVIGFTRVYLGVHWPLDVLGGWLLAGCWLALGVCLLPKLPAGPGAPN; encoded by the coding sequence ATGACCGGCCCGGCCCGCGGTTCCGCCCCGCGCCGCCCCGTCCTGTTCGCCTCGGCCTGCGGCGGGGCGTTCGCCCTGCTCACCGCGGCGGTGGCGGTGCACGGCTGGACCGCGTTCGGCTTCGAGGCGGCCGCGGTGCGCTGGGGCGTCACCCACCGCCCGCCGACGGCCCGCGCGCTGGCGATCGCGGTCACCGCCCTGGGCACCTACGTCTTCCCGTACCTGCTGGCGCTGGCGGCGGGCGCGGTCTCGGTCCGCTCCCGGCGGCCCGCCGGGAGCCGTCGGCGGGCGGTGGTCCTGCTCGCCCCGGCGGCCTGGCTGGCGGCCGGGCAGGTGCTGCGGCAGGCCCTGATGCACGGTCTCGCCCGGCCGCGACCGCCCGCGGCGGGCTGGGCCTTCGACGCCTCCGCCTTCTCCTTCCCGTCCGGGCACGCCTTCACCTCCGCGCTGTCCGCCGGTCTGCTGGCGGTGGCGGTGGCCCGGGCCCGGCCGTCGGCGACCCGCGCGGCGACCACGGCGGCGGTCCTCTTCGCCGCCGTGATCGGCTTCACCCGGGTCTACCTGGGCGTGCACTGGCCGCTGGACGTGCTGGGCGGCTGGCTGCTCGCGGGGTGCTGGCTCGCGCTGGGGGTGTGCCTGCTGCCGAAGCTCCCGGCCGGGCCCGGCGCACCGAACTGA
- a CDS encoding DUF4232 domain-containing protein gives MRTITRLTATAAVALLAGLTLTACDDDTAATGTAPTSAASAPTAPAASGSPAAGTAGATAATGATASKGAGTTATAAGGAKCTTKDVKLTVTGPNDHATEQSSALALLRAQNTSGKACTLTGFPGIRLADDQGKSAPLDAVREAGGSATAVTLQPGKSAEAHLLFTNVNFEGSASGRLVCPVTGSKVSVILPDTTEQVQVPVTGGVDNGTINVCADFMVGPFAAAS, from the coding sequence ATGCGCACCATCACCCGCCTGACCGCCACCGCCGCCGTCGCGCTCCTCGCCGGGCTCACCCTCACCGCCTGCGACGACGACACCGCCGCCACGGGTACCGCCCCGACCAGCGCCGCCTCCGCCCCCACCGCTCCCGCTGCCTCCGGCAGCCCCGCCGCAGGCACCGCGGGCGCCACGGCTGCCACGGGCGCCACCGCGAGCAAGGGCGCGGGCACCACCGCCACCGCGGCCGGTGGCGCCAAGTGCACCACCAAGGACGTCAAGCTGACCGTGACCGGCCCCAACGACCACGCCACCGAGCAGTCCTCCGCGCTGGCCCTGCTCCGCGCCCAGAACACCTCCGGCAAGGCGTGCACCCTGACCGGCTTCCCGGGCATCCGGCTCGCCGACGACCAGGGCAAGTCCGCCCCGCTGGACGCCGTCCGCGAGGCGGGCGGCAGCGCCACCGCCGTCACGCTCCAGCCCGGCAAGTCCGCCGAGGCCCACCTGCTCTTCACCAACGTCAACTTCGAGGGCAGCGCCTCCGGCCGCCTGGTCTGCCCGGTCACCGGCTCGAAGGTCTCGGTGATCCTCCCGGACACCACCGAGCAGGTGCAGGTCCCGGTCACCGGCGGCGTCGACAACGGCACCATCAACGTCTGCGCCGACTTCATGGTCGGCCCCTTCGCAGCCGCGTCCTGA
- a CDS encoding APC family permease, producing MADTPAPQGIESYGYQQELRRSLTFADLLVYGLVFMVPIAPFGIFGSVFQGSGGMVALAYVLGMVAMMFTALSYAQMSRAFPMAGSVYTYAGRGIAAPVGFLSGWMILLDYVLVPGLLYLIAGVAMNSLVSSVPVWLWVVGFVLLNTAVNYLGIETTARVNKAVLIGELVVLALFVVVGVVALAGGKGRGFDFTPLYNGHTFSWSLVFGAVSIAVLSFLGFDGISTLSEENRDSAKAIGRSMVAALLLAGTLFIVQTWVASLLVTDPDSLVANGDPDGTAFYDAARTAAGGWLATLTAAATAVAWGFANSLVAQAATSRLLFAMARDRQLPSFLAKVHPTRRVPVNATLLTAGVSLGLGLWMTSRDDGITLLSSLVNFGALTTFLVLHVAVVVHYLVRNRSRDYWRHLVAPVIGFAILAYVVVNANIAAQRLGFVWLLVGALVLTGLIATGRTPKLSVAGPAAEPAEPGTGTGTPSDPATEETP from the coding sequence ATGGCCGACACACCCGCGCCGCAGGGCATCGAGAGCTACGGCTACCAACAGGAGCTGCGCCGCTCACTGACCTTCGCCGACCTGCTCGTCTACGGGCTGGTGTTCATGGTGCCGATCGCGCCGTTCGGCATCTTCGGCAGCGTCTTCCAGGGCTCCGGCGGCATGGTGGCGCTGGCGTACGTGCTGGGCATGGTGGCGATGATGTTCACCGCGCTGTCGTACGCCCAGATGTCGCGGGCGTTCCCGATGGCCGGGTCGGTGTACACCTACGCGGGCCGGGGCATCGCCGCACCGGTCGGCTTCCTGTCCGGGTGGATGATCCTGCTGGACTACGTGCTGGTGCCGGGCCTGCTGTACCTGATCGCCGGGGTGGCGATGAACTCGTTGGTGTCCTCGGTGCCGGTGTGGCTGTGGGTGGTCGGCTTCGTGCTGCTGAACACCGCGGTCAACTACCTGGGCATCGAGACCACCGCCAGGGTCAACAAGGCGGTGCTGATCGGCGAACTGGTGGTGCTGGCGCTGTTCGTGGTGGTCGGCGTCGTCGCGCTGGCGGGCGGCAAGGGCCGGGGCTTCGACTTCACGCCGCTGTACAACGGGCACACCTTCTCGTGGAGCCTGGTGTTCGGCGCGGTGTCGATCGCGGTGCTGAGCTTCCTCGGCTTCGACGGCATCTCCACCCTCTCGGAGGAGAACCGGGACTCGGCGAAGGCGATCGGCAGGTCGATGGTGGCCGCGCTGCTGCTGGCGGGCACCCTGTTCATCGTGCAGACCTGGGTGGCGTCGCTGCTGGTCACCGATCCGGACTCGCTGGTGGCGAACGGCGACCCGGACGGCACCGCGTTCTACGACGCGGCGCGCACCGCGGCGGGCGGCTGGCTGGCCACCCTGACCGCCGCCGCGACGGCCGTGGCCTGGGGCTTCGCCAACTCGCTGGTGGCGCAGGCGGCGACCAGCCGGCTGCTGTTCGCGATGGCCCGCGACCGCCAGCTGCCGTCCTTCCTGGCGAAGGTCCACCCGACCCGCCGGGTGCCGGTGAACGCGACGCTGCTGACCGCCGGCGTCTCGCTGGGGCTGGGCCTGTGGATGACCTCCCGGGACGACGGCATCACCCTGCTCAGCTCGCTGGTCAACTTCGGCGCGCTGACCACCTTCCTGGTGCTGCACGTCGCCGTGGTCGTGCACTACCTGGTCCGCAACCGCAGCCGGGACTACTGGCGGCACCTGGTCGCGCCGGTGATCGGCTTCGCGATCCTGGCGTACGTGGTGGTCAACGCGAACATCGCGGCGCAGCGGCTCGGCTTCGTCTGGCTGCTGGTCGGCGCCCTGGTGCTGACCGGGCTGATCGCGACCGGCCGCACGCCGAAGCTGTCCGTCGCCGGTCCCGCCGCCGAACCCGCCGAGCCCGGCACCGGCACCGGCACCCCCAGCGACCCCGCCACCGAGGAGACCCCGTGA
- a CDS encoding GNAT family N-acetyltransferase — protein sequence MTRPAEEPEARVPVELRRCTALAPRVRRELLEVYADVRAPLLHEPNYRVEAFAERLDLHLAAPGFALVLGYESDDSTPVGYAYGNTVGPGDGYWRRMAEPLPDGFTDAPVLAVREIGVRAPWRGTGVARRIHDALLADRPERRAALMVNPLAGDGRVQRLYEGWGYRPFNSQRATGVSPRLVAMARPIH from the coding sequence GTGACCCGCCCCGCCGAGGAACCGGAGGCCCGCGTGCCCGTCGAGCTGCGCCGCTGCACCGCCCTCGCCCCGCGGGTCCGGCGGGAACTGTTGGAGGTGTACGCGGACGTGCGGGCGCCGCTGCTGCACGAACCGAACTACCGGGTCGAGGCGTTCGCCGAGCGCCTCGACCTGCACCTCGCCGCGCCGGGCTTCGCCCTCGTCCTCGGCTACGAGAGCGACGACAGCACGCCGGTCGGGTACGCCTACGGGAACACGGTCGGGCCCGGCGACGGCTACTGGCGGCGGATGGCCGAGCCGCTGCCCGACGGCTTCACCGACGCCCCGGTGCTCGCCGTCCGGGAGATCGGCGTCCGGGCCCCCTGGCGCGGCACCGGGGTCGCCCGGCGGATCCACGACGCGCTGCTGGCCGACCGCCCGGAGCGGCGGGCCGCCCTGATGGTCAACCCGCTGGCGGGGGACGGCCGGGTGCAGCGGCTGTACGAGGGCTGGGGCTACCGGCCGTTCAACTCCCAGCGGGCGACCGGGGTTTCGCCGCGGCTGGTGGCGATGGCCCGCCCGATCCACTGA